A genomic segment from Oncorhynchus clarkii lewisi isolate Uvic-CL-2024 chromosome 14, UVic_Ocla_1.0, whole genome shotgun sequence encodes:
- the LOC139366043 gene encoding CXXC-type zinc finger protein 5-like: MADTLDMSGPSSPEQQRANRILSEPLRRSLKRSHPCSLSEYLNNTNRLSHRHSSSSMGVRGLLHPTAAQHRPTQPRQTKPRRAHSSNIDLWDSPSGLHLAHAAELLMRAGALTLTPTPRDQGPLGGLGAGEAGVEGEEMKGGSGAEGDGTGFVADFLPLLGCSWFPLNPGLFALMAGGGGFLTSGGGSMGIAGVGEGVEVLRGESSSTGGGGGAGRRKRKRCGECVPCRRTGNCEECSACRNRKTGHQICKYRKCEQLKKKAATGFEKMVFPSGAAFPWLQ, from the exons ATGGCAGATACCCTGGACATGTCTGGCCCTTCCTCTCCAGAGCAGCAGAGAGCCAATAGGATCCTCAGTGAGCCTCTAAGACGAAGCCTAAAGCGGTCTCATCCCTGCTCCCTCTCTGAATATCTCAACAACACTAACAGACTATCCCACCGCCATAGCTCCAGTAGTATGGGTGTCAGGGGCCTCCTCCATCCCACTGCAGCCCAGCACAGGCCAACCCAGCCCAGGCAGACCAAGCCTCGCCGGGCCCACTCCTCCAACATAGACCTCTGGGACTCTCCCAGTGGTCTTCACCTGGCACATGCTGCAGAGCTGCTGATGAGGGCTGGGGCCTTGACACTGACCCCCACACCCAGGGACCAGGGCCCTCTGGGCGGGCTGGGGGCCGGGGAAGCTGGGGTGGAAGGGGAAGAGATGAAGGGGGGGTCCGGGGCTGAAGGGGACGGCACGGGTTTTGTGGCAGACTTCCTCCCACTGCTAGGCTGCTCCTGGTTCCCCTTGAACCCAGGCCTGTTTGCACTGAtggcagggggaggggggttCCTGACTAGTGGTGGAGGGTCAATGGGGATAGCTGGCGTTGGGGAGGGTGTGGAGGTGTTGCGAGGCGAGAGCTCGTCCACTGGCGGCGGGGGGGGAGCtgggagaaggaagaggaagcGATGCGGAGAGTGTGTGCCATGTCGACGTACAGGGAACTGTGAAGAGTGCAGCGCCTGCCGCAACCGTAAGACTGGACACCAGATCTGCAAGTACAGGAAGTGTGAGCAGCTGAAGAAAAAGGCAGCCACCGGGTTCGAG AAGATGGTGTTTCCATCAGGAGCAGCATTTCCATGGCTACAATAG
- the LOC139366044 gene encoding SH2 domain-containing protein 4A-like, which produces MLAQILQEMWVDPEVLKALSEDQRRILFLKMREEQVRRWIEREEKDERGRRTREQHRSKEGHSKSVRWLLGRDGDVSVSVIGEVDEFISSKLPQTLRTNTRLQSTEMNNLVVDLHTVSLLADRENHQTSSQSATLMQLSVDSDGSKDSEEDHDSGSAEDDPKDPVEDSSDNESGNSTDDLKDWGLCYRHHHSNISLSLQPQLSVTEKARPHGRGVVVSHEEESPAFGGRVAQLRRTFATSSPIAKPPVPTKPSHLQLVPRSSLR; this is translated from the exons ATGCTGGCTCAGATCCTACAGGAGATGTGGGTGGACCCAGAGGTTCTGAAGGCCCTGAGTGAAGACCAGaggagaatcttgtttctgaaGATGAGAGAGGAGCAGGTCAGACGctggatagagagggaggagaaggacgagagagggaggagaaccaGGGAACAACACAGGTCTAAAGAAg GTCACAGTAAGAGCGTGCGCTGGCTGTTGGGTCGTGATGGGGATGTGAGTGTGAGCGTGATTGGAGAGGTGGATGAATTTATATCCTCCAAACTCCCCCAGACCCTTCGTACCAACACCAGACTACAGAGTACAGAAATGAACAACCTAGTGGTTGATCTCCATACTGTGTCTCtactggcagacagagagaaccaCCAAACCAGCTCACAATCAGCCACACTGATGCAACTCAGC GTAGACTCAGACGGCTCTAAGGACTCTGAGGAGGACCACGACTCAGGCAGCGCTGAGGACGACCCAAAGGACCCCGTGGAGGACAGCAGCGACAATGAGTCAGGCAACAGCACAGACGACCTAAAGGACTGGGGCCTCTGCTACAGACACCACCACAGCAACATCAGCCTGTCTCTACAACCCCAGCTGTCAGTCACAGAGAAGGCCCGCCCACACggcagaggag tgGTGGTCAGTCATGAGGAGGAGAGCCCAGCTTTTGGTGGTCGGGTGGCCCAGCTCAGGAGAACATTTGCCACATCTTCTCCCATCGCCAAGCCCCCTGTGCCCACCAAACCTTCGCACCTGCAGCTGGTGCCCAGGTCCTCTCTGAGGTAA